One window from the genome of Cumulibacter soli encodes:
- a CDS encoding MerR family DNA-binding transcriptional regulator — protein sequence MLIGEVSERSGVSVRMLRHYDSIGLLSPSTRTATGYREYVEDDLRRLFHIEGLRSLGIGLRDVAVALDDLTFDPRDLIEQIALATRSRIARDEELLRRLERVQSVEPTDWSEVVRTIAFLRGLDAPDGSARQRFALIDDGAGQVAPLAEAALGEHDRNAAGALDWALARRADDAIPILATALDSPIAQRRRRAVEALMKIGSTSALDVLADAIDNADPVVNRQAALVRGRRGETGVIGALTRMVTVGADDVAAADALGSIAVHDAELVTAAIERALNTSDSHARRRLTQALADVPGESASALLDALSDDGDRHVAVTATYLLRARDGR from the coding sequence ATGTTGATCGGGGAGGTATCCGAACGTTCCGGCGTGAGCGTGCGGATGCTGCGTCACTACGACTCCATCGGGCTGCTGTCCCCGTCCACGCGTACCGCTACTGGTTACCGGGAGTACGTCGAAGACGACCTTCGCCGTCTGTTCCACATCGAGGGGCTCCGCTCGCTGGGCATCGGGCTGCGCGATGTGGCCGTTGCCCTCGATGACCTCACCTTCGACCCGAGGGACCTCATCGAGCAGATCGCGCTCGCCACCCGGTCGCGGATTGCCCGCGACGAAGAACTGCTCCGCCGGCTGGAGCGGGTGCAGTCGGTCGAACCGACCGACTGGTCCGAGGTGGTGCGCACCATCGCGTTCCTACGTGGACTCGACGCGCCCGACGGGTCGGCGCGGCAACGCTTTGCGCTGATCGATGACGGGGCCGGTCAGGTCGCGCCCTTGGCCGAGGCGGCACTCGGCGAGCACGACCGCAACGCGGCCGGGGCGCTCGATTGGGCGCTGGCACGGCGGGCGGACGATGCGATTCCGATCCTCGCTACTGCTCTCGATTCACCGATTGCGCAACGACGGCGCAGAGCGGTCGAGGCATTGATGAAGATCGGGTCTACGTCCGCACTCGACGTACTCGCCGATGCCATAGATAACGCCGATCCGGTCGTCAACCGGCAGGCGGCGCTGGTGCGCGGGCGCCGCGGCGAAACCGGCGTCATCGGCGCACTGACTCGGATGGTTACGGTCGGGGCTGACGACGTGGCGGCGGCCGACGCCCTCGGCTCGATCGCCGTGCACGACGCCGAACTGGTCACTGCCGCGATCGAACGAGCACTGAACACGTCGGATTCGCACGCCCGTCGGCGACTGACCCAGGCGCTCGCCGACGTACCCGGAGAATCGGCGAGCGCGTTGCTCGACGCGCTCAGCGACGACGGTGATCGGCACGTTGCCGTGACCGCTACGTATCTCCTGCGCGCTCGCGACGGCCGCTGA
- a CDS encoding HEAT repeat domain-containing protein encodes MTQLHSAQRLARALTARDSSARLRAALAAGTQPEETYIPVLVDRCAVEPDFFVRDMLTWALIRHDKAAVLERVLPQLRSNTPQARSQAIHTISKIGDPATAAAITTELLTDVDDETARAAWRTAVALVRADQHARLADTLATQFGRGSRDVQLSLSRAFVELGEVAAPVIERAKASRDDAVRLHALATERIVANPDEGFDAAIAEAQRTVSLLDAPGI; translated from the coding sequence GTGACCCAGTTACACAGCGCGCAGCGACTCGCCAGAGCATTGACCGCTCGCGATAGTTCGGCGCGCCTGCGTGCCGCTCTGGCCGCGGGCACCCAGCCCGAGGAGACCTACATTCCGGTGCTGGTGGATCGCTGTGCGGTAGAGCCGGACTTCTTTGTGCGCGATATGTTGACCTGGGCGTTGATCCGCCACGACAAGGCAGCCGTCCTTGAGCGAGTACTGCCGCAGTTGCGCTCGAACACACCGCAGGCACGTAGCCAAGCGATCCATACGATCTCCAAGATTGGCGACCCGGCGACCGCTGCGGCGATCACCACGGAGTTGCTGACGGATGTGGACGACGAAACAGCCCGCGCAGCCTGGCGCACCGCGGTCGCCCTGGTTCGGGCGGATCAGCATGCGCGGCTGGCAGACACGCTCGCGACTCAGTTCGGTCGCGGCAGTCGCGACGTACAACTCAGTCTGAGCAGGGCGTTCGTAGAGTTGGGCGAGGTCGCCGCACCCGTCATCGAACGGGCGAAAGCGAGCCGGGACGACGCCGTCCGGTTGCACGCGCTGGCCACTGAGCGCATCGTCGCGAACCCTGATGAAGGTTTCGACGCGGCGATCGCCGAGGCCCAGCGAACAGTCTCACTGCTCGATGCGCCCGGAATCTGA
- the hrpB gene encoding ATP-dependent helicase HrpB, whose protein sequence is MFLRPHLARELPFAAATDDLAAAVRESRVAVVEAPPGTGKTTLAPPILADIVSGRVVVTQPRRIAVRAAARRLAALTDTAVGEQIGFTVRGERAVGPQTRIEMVTPGVLLRRLLADPELSGVGAVILDEVHERGLDTDLLVGVLQEVRQLREDLVLVLMSATADVAGLAELIGEGHRAPVIGVDAETHPLTERWAPPDSHPLDSRGVRPEFLEHVAQTTRRALRENPEGDALVFLPGVREVRRVAEALTGSVEAEVLQLHGQIKAREQDRAVGERRALAKRRVVVSTALAESSLTVDGVRIVVDAGLSREPRRDAVRAMSGLITVRCARSSADQRAGRAARQGPGVVWRCYDEATYATLRAQVTPEVASADLTSALLSLARWGSPRGEGLALPTPLPPAAVAYGEAVLRSLEAVDAEGRITERGDRLAGLPLSPRWGRALLDGAPLVGSRRAAEVVACAELDLVRAEPDLLKTITALRRGAPDAQRWEREVGRLQRLVRAEPDNDTGAGIVIALAYPERIARRVGDTYLFASGTRAAAPAELAGHEWLAVADVARVAGAQGQGTGASIRAAAPIDRDTALVIGAFTEEVRGSLTGGRLLARRVQAIGAIELSATPIPAAALGAAAVEDVVRREGLEVIGWSEQADALRRRLAMLHRHLGEPWPDVSDEALLGRLDTWLTSDLASAADTGRLTSIDLLEPLRRLLPWPEASSLEELVPQRLQVPSGTRVRLDYPRVGADGPAVCAVRLQEIFGLTESPSILGGRVRLQFHLLSPARRPVAITDDLASFWAGPYAQVRAEMRGRYPKHAWPEDPLSAPAVRRGR, encoded by the coding sequence GTGTTTCTTCGACCTCACCTCGCGCGCGAGCTGCCGTTTGCAGCCGCCACCGATGACCTGGCTGCGGCCGTGCGGGAGAGCCGAGTCGCCGTGGTCGAAGCGCCCCCGGGCACCGGCAAGACCACCCTTGCACCGCCGATTCTCGCCGACATCGTGAGCGGGCGGGTCGTGGTGACGCAACCGCGCCGGATCGCCGTCCGCGCCGCGGCACGCCGCCTCGCCGCCCTCACGGACACGGCAGTGGGCGAGCAGATCGGCTTCACCGTGCGCGGCGAGCGGGCAGTGGGTCCACAGACGCGAATAGAAATGGTCACTCCGGGCGTGCTGCTGCGGCGGCTACTGGCCGATCCGGAACTGAGCGGCGTCGGCGCGGTCATCCTCGACGAAGTGCACGAACGCGGTCTGGATACGGACTTGCTCGTCGGTGTGCTTCAGGAGGTTCGACAACTTCGCGAGGATCTGGTTCTCGTGCTGATGTCCGCGACCGCAGACGTCGCGGGACTTGCCGAACTCATCGGCGAAGGCCACCGGGCGCCGGTCATTGGGGTCGACGCCGAAACTCATCCGCTCACCGAGCGGTGGGCGCCGCCGGACTCGCATCCGCTCGACTCGCGCGGCGTGCGACCGGAGTTCCTCGAACACGTCGCGCAGACCACGCGGCGTGCGCTGCGGGAGAACCCCGAAGGTGACGCGCTGGTGTTTCTGCCTGGCGTGCGTGAAGTACGCCGGGTTGCCGAGGCGCTCACCGGTTCGGTGGAGGCCGAAGTTCTCCAACTACACGGACAAATCAAGGCCCGTGAGCAGGACCGTGCGGTAGGTGAGCGACGGGCGCTGGCGAAACGCCGCGTGGTCGTGTCGACCGCGCTCGCCGAATCGTCTTTGACGGTAGACGGCGTACGCATCGTGGTGGACGCCGGACTGTCGCGCGAACCCCGCCGGGACGCCGTCCGCGCGATGTCCGGGCTCATCACCGTCCGCTGCGCGCGGTCATCTGCGGACCAGCGCGCAGGTCGCGCCGCACGTCAGGGGCCGGGCGTCGTCTGGCGCTGTTACGACGAGGCAACGTACGCCACATTGCGGGCGCAGGTCACCCCGGAGGTCGCGAGTGCTGATCTCACTTCCGCGCTGCTTTCCTTGGCGCGCTGGGGATCTCCGCGCGGGGAAGGACTCGCGTTGCCGACCCCATTGCCACCCGCAGCGGTGGCCTATGGCGAGGCGGTGCTGCGTTCGCTGGAAGCCGTGGATGCCGAGGGGCGAATTACCGAACGTGGCGATCGGCTAGCCGGATTGCCCCTGTCGCCGCGTTGGGGGCGCGCGTTGCTCGACGGTGCTCCGCTGGTCGGATCTCGCCGCGCTGCTGAAGTTGTCGCGTGCGCTGAACTGGATCTCGTGCGCGCCGAACCGGACCTACTGAAAACAATTACGGCATTACGCCGTGGGGCACCGGATGCGCAGCGCTGGGAGCGCGAAGTGGGTCGGCTGCAGCGACTGGTCCGGGCCGAACCGGACAACGACACCGGCGCCGGAATCGTTATCGCCCTCGCGTACCCGGAACGGATCGCTCGTCGTGTGGGCGACACCTACCTCTTCGCGTCGGGAACGCGCGCGGCCGCGCCCGCTGAGCTGGCGGGCCACGAATGGCTCGCCGTCGCGGACGTTGCTCGAGTAGCAGGCGCACAGGGCCAAGGAACCGGCGCCTCAATTCGCGCAGCCGCGCCCATCGATCGTGACACCGCGCTGGTGATCGGCGCGTTCACCGAGGAAGTCCGCGGCTCTTTGACCGGTGGTCGACTGTTGGCCAGGCGGGTGCAGGCGATCGGCGCGATTGAACTATCGGCCACGCCGATTCCCGCTGCTGCGCTGGGTGCGGCGGCCGTTGAGGACGTCGTACGCCGCGAAGGCCTCGAGGTGATCGGCTGGTCCGAGCAAGCCGACGCTCTGCGCCGCAGACTCGCGATGCTGCACCGTCACCTCGGCGAACCGTGGCCAGACGTCAGCGATGAGGCGCTGCTGGGTCGCCTGGATACGTGGCTCACCAGCGATCTGGCGAGCGCAGCCGACACCGGCCGGCTCACCTCAATTGATCTGCTGGAGCCGTTGCGGCGCCTCTTGCCCTGGCCGGAGGCGAGCAGCCTGGAGGAGTTGGTACCCCAGCGACTGCAGGTGCCGAGCGGAACGCGCGTACGTCTCGACTATCCGCGCGTCGGTGCCGACGGCCCCGCGGTGTGCGCCGTCCGGCTGCAGGAGATATTTGGCCTCACTGAGTCACCGTCGATCCTTGGCGGTCGGGTGCGATTGCAGTTCCACCTGCTTTCGCCGGCGCGTCGCCCGGTGGCGATTACCGATGACCTGGCGAGTTTCTGGGCGGGTCCATACGCGCAGGTACGCGCCGAGATGCGCGGCCGCTACCCGAAGCATGCGTGGCCTGAGGACCCGCTGAGTGCGCCCGCCGTACGCCGTGGGCGGTGA
- a CDS encoding acyl-CoA dehydrogenase family protein, with the protein MEFTAEHNAFREMVRSFVDKELTPHVDEWEKAEIFPAHEVFKKAGDLGILGIEYDPAYGGMGQDHLYTMIAVEEIGRMPCGGVPMAFGVQMMMATPSLHKHGSPELKEKYLRPAIAGDMVTSIAVTEPDAGSDVAAIRTRAVKDGDDWVINGSKVFITSGTQSDWLCLLARTSDEGGYRGMSQIIVERNAPGLEVAKKLEKYGMHSSDTALLTFDDVRVPISNTIGVEGRGFQQQMEQFVVERMFASYGKAESMQRALDKTAEYLKQRIVKGRPLIASDYVAYKLADLSAQVDVFRAHANAMAEKFNRGEDTTREATISKLIGARLARDVGDWCLQFHGGMGYMEDFWVARYVRDTRLGSIGGGSDETMLQVLARIDGFTP; encoded by the coding sequence ATGGAGTTCACCGCCGAGCACAACGCGTTCCGCGAGATGGTCCGTAGCTTTGTCGACAAGGAGCTCACCCCGCACGTCGATGAGTGGGAGAAGGCCGAAATCTTCCCGGCGCACGAGGTGTTCAAGAAGGCCGGAGATCTCGGCATCCTCGGGATCGAGTACGACCCGGCGTACGGCGGCATGGGCCAGGACCACCTCTACACGATGATCGCTGTCGAGGAGATCGGACGGATGCCCTGCGGCGGCGTACCGATGGCGTTCGGCGTTCAGATGATGATGGCTACCCCGTCGCTGCACAAGCACGGATCGCCTGAACTGAAGGAGAAGTACCTGCGCCCGGCCATTGCCGGCGACATGGTCACCTCCATCGCGGTCACCGAACCGGACGCCGGTTCGGACGTCGCCGCGATCCGCACGCGCGCGGTGAAGGACGGCGACGACTGGGTTATTAATGGCTCGAAGGTCTTCATCACCAGCGGCACGCAGTCGGACTGGCTGTGTCTGTTGGCGCGGACGTCGGACGAAGGCGGCTACCGCGGTATGTCGCAGATCATCGTGGAGCGCAATGCCCCCGGGCTCGAGGTTGCGAAGAAGCTCGAGAAGTACGGTATGCACTCCTCAGATACCGCTCTACTGACCTTCGACGACGTGCGCGTGCCTATCTCGAACACGATCGGCGTGGAGGGTCGAGGCTTCCAGCAGCAGATGGAGCAGTTCGTCGTCGAGCGGATGTTCGCCTCGTACGGCAAGGCCGAGTCGATGCAGCGTGCGCTGGACAAGACCGCGGAGTACCTCAAGCAGCGGATCGTGAAGGGTCGCCCCCTGATCGCCAGCGACTATGTCGCGTACAAACTGGCGGACCTGTCGGCACAGGTTGATGTCTTCCGGGCTCATGCGAATGCCATGGCAGAGAAGTTCAACCGTGGCGAGGACACGACTCGTGAGGCCACGATTTCGAAGCTCATCGGCGCGCGGCTGGCTCGAGACGTAGGTGACTGGTGTCTGCAGTTCCACGGCGGGATGGGCTACATGGAAGACTTCTGGGTCGCCCGGTACGTCCGCGACACGCGCCTAGGTTCGATCGGTGGCGGTAGCGACGAGACGATGCTGCAGGTGTTGGCGAGAATTGACGGCTTCACGCCGTGA
- a CDS encoding nitronate monooxygenase has protein sequence MTEMFGIDVPLAAFSHCRDVVAAVTNAGGIGVLGATAFTPDQLELELRWLDEHTGGKPYGVDLLAPAKLSFTDETPDELLAMVPPQHIAFVQDMLRSHGVIDESDEYTLSASMPSVAPSEVSAALEVAFAHPIKLIANALGVPPQDMIDGGKQHGVPVAALTGKVEHALKQQERGVDLIVAQGYEAGGHTGEIASMVLTPEVVDAVSPTPVLAAGGIATGRQLAAALALGAAGAWTGSVWLTTDEAETDAVVKQKFLAATSSDTERSRARTGKPARQLVTAYHEAWSDAANPDPLPMPQQGILVNEAWRRIRAAAEKGVPGAQELDSYFVGQVVGLLNQAKPAREVVRDFMDGLVDSYATMQSALED, from the coding sequence ATGACCGAGATGTTTGGCATCGACGTACCGTTGGCGGCTTTTAGCCACTGCAGGGACGTGGTTGCCGCGGTGACGAACGCGGGCGGGATCGGCGTCCTCGGCGCGACCGCGTTCACGCCAGACCAACTCGAACTGGAACTACGGTGGCTCGACGAGCACACCGGCGGCAAACCATACGGCGTCGACCTTCTCGCGCCGGCGAAACTCTCGTTCACCGATGAGACGCCCGACGAGTTGCTGGCTATGGTGCCGCCGCAGCACATCGCCTTCGTACAAGACATGTTGCGCTCACACGGCGTCATCGATGAGTCCGACGAGTACACGCTGAGCGCGTCGATGCCCAGCGTTGCACCATCCGAAGTCAGCGCCGCGCTCGAGGTCGCCTTCGCGCACCCGATCAAGCTCATTGCCAATGCGCTCGGCGTACCACCGCAGGACATGATCGACGGCGGCAAGCAGCACGGCGTACCGGTTGCGGCACTGACCGGGAAGGTCGAACACGCGCTCAAGCAACAGGAACGCGGTGTCGATCTGATCGTCGCGCAGGGGTACGAGGCCGGCGGACATACCGGTGAGATCGCCTCGATGGTGCTCACGCCGGAAGTGGTTGATGCGGTGAGCCCGACTCCGGTGCTCGCGGCCGGCGGTATCGCGACCGGGCGCCAGTTGGCCGCGGCCCTGGCACTTGGTGCTGCGGGTGCGTGGACAGGGTCGGTGTGGCTGACTACCGATGAAGCCGAAACTGATGCGGTGGTGAAGCAGAAGTTCCTGGCGGCGACGTCCTCGGACACCGAACGATCGCGGGCACGCACCGGCAAGCCCGCACGCCAATTGGTCACGGCGTACCACGAGGCGTGGTCGGACGCCGCTAATCCTGACCCACTGCCCATGCCGCAGCAGGGCATCTTGGTAAATGAAGCGTGGCGGCGGATCCGCGCCGCGGCGGAGAAAGGCGTCCCCGGCGCTCAGGAACTGGATTCGTACTTCGTGGGGCAGGTCGTCGGCCTACTCAACCAAGCCAAGCCGGCCCGCGAGGTGGTGCGGGACTTCATGGATGGCTTGGTCGACTCGTACGCGACGATGCAGTCCGCTCTCGAAGACTAG
- a CDS encoding acyl-CoA synthetase: MDNGIGRWNYKQAYNNPKRTALVYGERRITYGELNERTNRLADALARRGVERGDRVCILSTNSAEFLETMFAVAKLGAVFVPINFRLAGPEVAYVLGNARPKVFCYSGNLAATVDAALAQDGVGQLQLIAMETADVPDGREAFEDVLASGSPERVERDVDRGDLAMIMYTSGTTGRPKGAMLTHHNIESNNYNILSMGLGVNSYDITCTPAPLFHIGGLAVHTLPLLFIGGTVVVLPTFDPAGTLQAMQDHKVTVQFLVPAMWAALTQVPNFDSYDTSAMRFGISGGAPCPIPVIEFFQSKGWAFTEGFGMTETCAGCTGLAMEDVVERAGSVGVPVLLVDAKVVDEVGEQVPAEAVGELIVRGDNVFIGYWEMPDATADAIRDGWFHTGDLAKVSEDGFITLVDRKKDMIISGGENVYPIEVEQVLYRHPAIVDVAVIGVPHEKWGETVKAIVVPAADASISEAEVIAFARENLAAFKCPTSMETIDELPRNATGKILKRALREQYTGRGEAVTR; this comes from the coding sequence ATGGACAATGGCATCGGCCGCTGGAACTACAAGCAGGCTTACAACAACCCGAAGCGTACGGCGCTCGTGTATGGCGAGCGTCGCATCACGTACGGCGAGTTGAATGAGCGCACCAATCGGCTCGCGGATGCGCTCGCGCGGCGCGGTGTGGAGCGCGGCGATCGGGTGTGCATCCTGTCGACGAACTCTGCCGAATTCCTGGAAACGATGTTCGCGGTGGCGAAACTCGGTGCCGTGTTCGTACCGATAAACTTTCGCCTCGCCGGCCCTGAAGTCGCTTACGTACTGGGCAATGCCCGCCCGAAGGTGTTCTGCTACAGCGGCAATCTAGCCGCCACCGTTGATGCCGCTCTCGCGCAGGACGGCGTTGGGCAGTTGCAGCTGATCGCCATGGAGACCGCGGACGTCCCTGACGGCCGCGAAGCGTTCGAGGACGTCCTCGCCAGCGGTTCGCCCGAGCGGGTCGAACGAGACGTCGACCGTGGCGATCTCGCGATGATCATGTACACCTCGGGCACCACCGGCCGCCCGAAGGGCGCGATGTTGACCCACCACAACATCGAATCGAACAACTACAACATTCTGTCGATGGGACTCGGCGTCAACAGTTACGACATCACGTGTACGCCGGCGCCGTTGTTCCACATCGGCGGCCTCGCGGTGCATACGCTGCCGCTGCTGTTCATTGGCGGCACGGTCGTCGTGCTACCGACCTTCGATCCCGCCGGAACCCTGCAGGCGATGCAGGACCACAAGGTCACGGTGCAGTTCCTGGTGCCGGCGATGTGGGCCGCGCTCACTCAGGTGCCGAACTTCGATTCGTATGACACGTCGGCGATGCGTTTTGGTATTTCCGGCGGCGCACCATGTCCGATCCCGGTGATTGAGTTCTTCCAGAGCAAGGGATGGGCATTCACCGAGGGATTCGGCATGACCGAAACCTGCGCAGGATGTACCGGCCTGGCGATGGAGGACGTCGTCGAGCGCGCCGGTTCGGTCGGCGTACCGGTGCTGCTGGTGGACGCGAAAGTCGTCGATGAGGTCGGCGAGCAGGTGCCCGCCGAGGCGGTCGGAGAACTCATCGTGCGCGGCGACAACGTCTTTATCGGGTACTGGGAGATGCCGGACGCCACCGCCGACGCGATCCGCGACGGCTGGTTCCATACCGGAGACTTGGCGAAGGTCAGCGAGGACGGATTCATCACCCTCGTCGATCGTAAGAAGGACATGATCATCTCCGGTGGCGAGAACGTGTACCCGATCGAGGTCGAGCAGGTGCTATATCGACATCCCGCGATCGTCGATGTGGCGGTGATCGGCGTACCGCACGAGAAGTGGGGAGAGACGGTGAAGGCAATCGTCGTCCCCGCAGCGGATGCGTCGATCAGTGAGGCCGAGGTGATCGCGTTCGCCCGTGAGAATCTCGCCGCGTTCAAGTGCCCCACATCGATGGAGACCATCGATGAGTTGCCGCGCAACGCGACGGGCAAGATCCTCAAACGCGCGTTGCGTGAGCAGTACACCGGTCGTGGCGAGGCCGTCACCCGGTGA
- a CDS encoding class I adenylate-forming enzyme family protein produces MTTFADLLTQQAAERGTRVFLRADSAAGPMTPMTYAEVEQRSRSIGAGLQRLGLSRGDRIAIAAPNELEWLELFYGAVRSGLVVVTLNTRYRESELAYMLNQSAAKVVVSSARLGDFDYEALYAQLADRLPTVNHYFFLGGSTEGRRFADLYADPSDFDAPQLSADDPAVILYTSGTTGRPKGATLTHKSMIASGQAQRDHTDFGPENVQISCMPLNHVGGITCAVTTCLIGGGECVMLPAYSPEGALEAISNYGGTNFGGVPTMWKLMIDHPSFSSYDTSTMSEAIIGGSNAEPTLCREITEAFPGVRLSNLYGLSESSGAAVLSAADDTVDEVSTYIGVAIGGVEARVVDASGEPLGEDAEGELQLRCDGVAAGYWDMPEETAATFLADGWLSTGDMASITEDGHIALRGRLKEMFVQGGYNVYPVEVENLLTSHPAVAMAAGIGIADDVLGEVGRYFILKQGEVSPEELIDFCAQRLANYKVPREIVFVDEMPTTPSGKIAKAQLRERG; encoded by the coding sequence GTGACCACCTTCGCCGACCTCCTCACCCAACAGGCGGCCGAACGCGGCACCCGAGTATTTCTGCGCGCCGACTCGGCCGCGGGCCCGATGACCCCGATGACGTACGCCGAGGTCGAGCAGCGTTCGCGTTCGATCGGTGCCGGTCTACAGCGATTGGGGCTCAGCCGCGGCGACCGCATCGCGATCGCCGCGCCGAATGAGCTCGAATGGCTCGAATTGTTCTACGGCGCGGTGCGTTCCGGGCTGGTCGTGGTCACGCTCAATACCCGGTACCGCGAGTCCGAACTGGCGTACATGCTGAATCAGTCGGCTGCAAAGGTCGTCGTTTCCAGCGCGCGTCTTGGCGACTTTGACTATGAGGCGCTGTATGCGCAGTTAGCCGACCGACTCCCGACCGTGAACCACTACTTCTTCCTCGGTGGCTCAACTGAAGGACGGCGCTTCGCTGATTTGTATGCCGATCCCTCCGATTTCGACGCACCGCAGCTTTCCGCTGATGATCCGGCCGTGATCCTGTACACCTCGGGCACCACCGGCCGTCCGAAGGGCGCGACGCTGACGCACAAGTCAATGATCGCTTCCGGACAGGCACAGCGTGACCACACTGACTTCGGTCCTGAGAATGTCCAGATCTCCTGTATGCCGCTGAACCACGTCGGCGGTATCACCTGCGCCGTTACCACCTGCCTGATCGGCGGGGGTGAGTGCGTGATGCTTCCGGCGTACTCGCCAGAGGGTGCACTTGAAGCGATCAGTAACTATGGCGGTACGAACTTCGGCGGCGTACCGACGATGTGGAAGTTGATGATCGATCACCCGTCGTTCTCCTCGTACGACACGAGCACGATGAGCGAGGCCATCATTGGTGGTTCGAATGCCGAGCCGACGTTGTGTCGGGAGATTACCGAGGCATTTCCGGGAGTGCGGTTGAGCAACCTCTACGGGCTTTCGGAGTCCTCGGGCGCGGCAGTCCTATCGGCCGCCGATGACACCGTCGATGAGGTGTCGACGTATATCGGTGTAGCAATTGGTGGAGTCGAGGCCCGGGTAGTGGACGCGAGCGGCGAGCCGCTCGGGGAAGATGCCGAAGGCGAGCTTCAACTGCGGTGCGATGGTGTGGCAGCGGGCTACTGGGACATGCCTGAGGAGACGGCAGCGACGTTCCTGGCGGATGGCTGGCTGTCGACCGGTGACATGGCCAGCATCACCGAGGACGGACACATCGCGCTGCGCGGCCGGCTGAAGGAGATGTTTGTTCAGGGCGGATACAACGTCTACCCCGTTGAGGTGGAGAACCTACTAACCAGTCATCCCGCGGTCGCGATGGCCGCTGGAATCGGCATTGCGGACGATGTACTCGGCGAAGTCGGGCGCTATTTCATCCTCAAGCAGGGCGAGGTGAGTCCAGAGGAGCTGATCGACTTCTGCGCGCAACGTCTGGCGAACTACAAGGTTCCGCGGGAGATCGTGTTCGTGGACGAGATGCCGACGACGCCGTCCGGCAAGATCGCCAAGGCGCAACTTCGCGAGCGCGGATAA
- a CDS encoding PaaI family thioesterase → METTADPSTTDFFSSGVDIAEGEWAGWTTHPGGDPFEDHTGPFYHRVVDGEAVCAFRVEKKQLNGGNALHGGCFMTFADFSLFVIGRPALIGQRAVTATFNCELVGAATEGQLVEARGEIIKDTRSMVFIRGTLTADGETIMSYSSALKKIGARKPN, encoded by the coding sequence ATGGAAACGACGGCAGATCCGAGCACGACGGATTTCTTCTCCAGCGGCGTGGACATCGCTGAGGGGGAGTGGGCGGGCTGGACGACGCATCCCGGAGGGGATCCATTCGAGGACCACACCGGGCCGTTCTACCACCGGGTCGTCGACGGCGAAGCCGTGTGTGCGTTTCGCGTCGAAAAGAAGCAGCTCAATGGCGGCAACGCGCTGCACGGCGGGTGTTTTATGACGTTCGCTGACTTCAGTCTCTTCGTGATCGGGCGGCCCGCGTTGATCGGACAGCGCGCGGTCACCGCGACGTTCAATTGCGAACTCGTCGGTGCCGCCACGGAGGGACAACTCGTGGAGGCTCGCGGTGAGATCATCAAGGACACCCGCAGCATGGTGTTCATCCGCGGAACGCTCACGGCTGACGGGGAGACGATCATGAGT